One Pseudodesulfovibrio cashew DNA window includes the following coding sequences:
- the hypD gene encoding hydrogenase formation protein HypD — MSFELLEKFRDPALCRKILDKMRAELDGGLRFMEVCGTHTVAIFQSGLRSLLPEEIVHLSGPGCPVCVTHESEVNAFLDLAGRDNVIMATFGDLMRVPGHGGRNLKKAQADGARVKVVYSPFDTLKLAKENPGDLVVFIGVGFETTAPTIAGTMKMAKAQGITNLRVLCFHKTVPTALEALLTDAMTSIDGFILPGHVSAIIGLEPYKFIAEKYGKSAVVTGFEPLDILQSLDQMIGWRNAGEAHVTNNYTRIVSDEGNLKASEIMYEVFEPVDALWRGIGLIPGSGLEIREEWEGFDAKKEFGITIEEGPALPGCKCGEILKGIKQPDECPLFKKACTPANPVGPCMVSTEGSCAAYYKYKLD, encoded by the coding sequence TTGAGCTTCGAATTGTTGGAGAAATTTCGAGACCCGGCCCTGTGCCGGAAGATACTGGACAAGATGCGGGCCGAACTGGACGGCGGGTTGCGCTTCATGGAGGTTTGCGGCACCCACACCGTGGCCATTTTCCAGAGCGGACTGCGCTCCCTGCTGCCCGAGGAGATCGTTCACCTGAGCGGCCCGGGGTGTCCCGTGTGCGTCACCCACGAGTCCGAGGTGAATGCCTTTCTGGACCTGGCTGGCCGGGACAACGTGATCATGGCCACCTTCGGGGACCTGATGCGTGTGCCGGGGCACGGCGGGCGCAACCTGAAGAAGGCCCAGGCCGACGGTGCGCGGGTCAAAGTCGTGTATTCGCCTTTCGATACCCTCAAGCTCGCCAAGGAGAATCCCGGCGATCTGGTGGTCTTTATCGGCGTCGGCTTCGAGACCACGGCTCCGACCATCGCGGGCACTATGAAGATGGCCAAGGCCCAGGGCATAACGAACCTGCGCGTGCTCTGCTTCCACAAGACCGTGCCTACGGCCCTGGAGGCACTGCTGACTGACGCCATGACCAGCATTGACGGTTTTATCCTGCCCGGCCATGTTTCTGCCATCATCGGGCTGGAGCCATATAAGTTCATAGCCGAGAAGTATGGCAAATCCGCCGTGGTCACCGGGTTCGAGCCGCTGGATATCCTTCAGTCCCTGGACCAGATGATCGGCTGGCGCAACGCGGGCGAAGCGCACGTGACCAATAACTACACCCGCATCGTCAGTGATGAAGGCAACCTCAAGGCCAGCGAGATCATGTACGAGGTCTTTGAACCGGTGGACGCCCTGTGGAGGGGCATCGGTCTCATTCCCGGCTCCGGTCTGGAGATTCGCGAGGAGTGGGAAGGCTTCGACGCCAAGAAGGAATTCGGCATCACCATAGAGGAAGGACCCGCGCTGCCCGGCTGCAAATGCGGCGAGATCCTCAAGGGCATCAAGCAGCCCGACGAATGTCCCCTGTTCAAGAAGGCCTGCACCCCGGCCAACCCGGTCGGCCCGTGCATGGTATCCACCGAAGGCAGCTGTGCCGCCTATTACAAATATAAATTGGATTAG
- the hypE gene encoding hydrogenase expression/formation protein HypE translates to MSDKVLLDYGSGGRASQRLISELFLKYLGNDELNRLNDAAELSLSGRLAMSTDSFTVDPIFFPGGNIGSLAVHGTVNDVAMMGAVPRYLTCGYIIEEGLPMDDLETIVASMGEAAEHAGVQIVTGDTKVVPKGAVDKIFINTTGIGEIIVDPSPGGDRARPGDAVLVSGTIGDHGLTILGTREGLDFEAKVESDSASLNHLLVRLVRELPDVHVLRDPTRGGLATTLNEITASSGVCCELVENDLPVRPEVRGGCSILGLDPLYLANEGKFLCIVPQEDADKALEIMRADPLGRDACRIGTMTDANPGKVVLVTQLGGKRLLNMLEGEQLPRIC, encoded by the coding sequence ATGAGCGATAAGGTTCTTCTCGATTACGGCAGCGGCGGACGCGCTTCCCAGCGCCTCATCTCGGAACTCTTTCTCAAGTACCTCGGCAACGATGAACTCAACCGGCTCAATGACGCGGCGGAACTATCCCTGTCCGGTCGGCTGGCCATGTCCACGGACTCCTTCACCGTCGATCCCATTTTTTTCCCCGGCGGCAATATCGGTTCCCTGGCCGTGCACGGCACTGTCAATGACGTGGCCATGATGGGCGCGGTGCCGCGCTATCTCACCTGCGGATACATCATTGAGGAGGGGCTCCCCATGGACGACCTGGAGACCATTGTGGCCTCCATGGGGGAGGCCGCTGAACACGCCGGGGTCCAGATCGTCACAGGCGATACCAAGGTCGTGCCCAAGGGCGCGGTGGACAAGATTTTCATCAACACCACGGGCATCGGTGAGATCATCGTTGATCCGTCCCCCGGCGGTGACAGAGCCCGGCCCGGTGATGCTGTGCTCGTTTCGGGCACCATCGGAGATCATGGGCTGACCATCCTCGGTACTCGCGAGGGGCTGGACTTCGAGGCCAAGGTCGAGTCCGATTCCGCCTCTCTGAACCACCTGCTGGTCAGGCTGGTGCGGGAACTGCCCGATGTGCACGTGCTACGCGATCCCACCCGTGGTGGCCTGGCCACCACACTCAACGAGATCACCGCCAGTTCCGGCGTGTGCTGCGAGCTGGTGGAAAACGATCTGCCCGTTCGGCCCGAGGTCCGGGGCGGCTGCTCCATCCTCGGCCTGGACCCGCTCTATCTGGCCAATGAGGGCAAGTTCCTCTGCATCGTGCCTCAGGAGGACGCGGACAAGGCACTGGAGATCATGCGCGCCGACCCGTTGGGTCGCGACGCCTGCCGTATCGGGACCATGACCGACGCCAACCCCGGCAAGGTCGTGCTGGTCACCCAACTGGGCGGCAAGCGGCTGCTGAACATGCTGGAGGGCGAACAGCTGCCGCGTATCTGTTAA
- a CDS encoding chemotaxis protein: MASTANGILLEAGTNELEIVEFYLEEEPKESDDPELNQEEAFPDEEGKGKKASRKSFYGVNVAKVLEIMRMPEVTEMPEVAHESVLGAFNLRSRIIPLLDLSIWLKKKRVENEPPKVIVTEFNQVTSAFMVSGVTRIHRISWEDVEAPNKYVSALSSDSITGVVKFDKRIVFILDLERIVSELNPSMRLKLDDNFVMESHSGYKALTADDSPLIREMIRDMLNQAGFRVEKTTNGKECWDRLLELKALAREEERPITDYVQVVISDIEMPMMDGHHLCKRIKEDPELRDLPVILFSSLITEKLRHRGETVGADDQISKPEITQLAMRAAALIRKAANEDF, from the coding sequence ATGGCGAGCACGGCAAATGGCATTCTGCTTGAAGCGGGAACCAACGAACTTGAAATCGTCGAATTCTATCTTGAGGAAGAACCCAAGGAGAGTGACGACCCGGAACTGAACCAGGAAGAGGCTTTCCCCGACGAAGAGGGCAAGGGCAAAAAGGCCAGCCGCAAAAGCTTCTACGGAGTGAACGTCGCCAAAGTCCTGGAAATCATGCGCATGCCCGAAGTGACGGAAATGCCCGAGGTCGCTCATGAGTCCGTGCTTGGAGCCTTCAATCTCCGGTCGCGGATCATCCCCCTGCTCGACCTGTCCATCTGGCTCAAGAAAAAACGAGTGGAAAACGAACCGCCCAAGGTCATCGTCACCGAGTTCAACCAGGTGACTTCGGCATTCATGGTTTCCGGCGTCACCCGCATCCACCGTATCAGTTGGGAAGACGTGGAAGCGCCCAATAAATACGTCTCCGCCCTGTCCAGCGACTCCATTACGGGCGTGGTCAAGTTCGACAAGCGCATCGTCTTCATCCTCGACCTGGAGCGCATCGTCTCGGAACTCAACCCCAGCATGCGCCTCAAGCTCGACGACAACTTCGTGATGGAAAGCCACTCCGGCTACAAGGCGCTCACTGCCGACGACTCCCCGCTTATCCGGGAAATGATCCGGGACATGCTCAACCAGGCCGGATTCCGTGTGGAGAAGACCACCAACGGCAAGGAATGTTGGGACCGCCTCCTGGAACTCAAGGCTCTGGCCCGGGAAGAGGAGCGGCCCATTACCGATTACGTCCAAGTCGTAATATCCGACATCGAGATGCCCATGATGGACGGCCACCACCTCTGCAAGCGCATCAAGGAAGATCCCGAACTCCGCGACCTTCCGGTCATCCTCTTTTCCTCGCTGATCACGGAGAAACTCCGCCACCGGGGCGAGACAGTAGGGGCAGACGACCAGATTTCCAAGCCGGAGATAACCCAGCTGGCCATGCGTGCCGCTGCGCTCATCCGCAAGGCGGCGAACGAAGACTTCTGA
- a CDS encoding tRNA dihydrouridine synthase — MSAFNITPDIPWLAPLAGYSDLPFRLLAKQFGCGVCCSEMVSVKGLAFKNAGTKRLIATCPEDDPMVLQLFGADEQFFEPVMDKLLSLGLRNFDLNSGCPVRKVLKSGSGCAMMMDLDNLVNIASIMVRKAAQHPEGGRVGVKFRLGFNKGENVYLDLARRLEDVGVDWVTLHPRYGKQMFSGKADWSKLALLKKAVSIPVIASGDLFSAEDGHRCIEETGVDAVMFARGALYDPSIFARFTALRKGEDLPPRDGAFLANIVREHIRLTRQYEGDGRSFRKIRSIIPRYAKGLKGIRTLRASLLQCEDWAALEEAAATIASLEPADGLPGETLIDDLCC, encoded by the coding sequence ATGAGCGCGTTCAACATCACTCCCGACATTCCCTGGCTGGCCCCGCTGGCCGGCTATTCCGACCTCCCTTTCCGCCTGCTGGCGAAACAGTTCGGCTGCGGCGTGTGCTGCTCCGAAATGGTCAGCGTCAAGGGACTGGCTTTCAAAAACGCAGGCACGAAGAGGCTTATCGCCACCTGCCCCGAAGACGACCCCATGGTCCTGCAGCTCTTCGGAGCCGACGAACAATTCTTTGAACCGGTCATGGATAAGCTGCTGTCCTTGGGCCTCCGAAACTTCGACCTCAACTCGGGCTGCCCAGTGCGCAAAGTGCTCAAGTCGGGATCGGGTTGCGCCATGATGATGGACCTGGATAACCTGGTGAATATCGCTTCGATCATGGTCCGAAAAGCCGCACAGCACCCGGAGGGCGGCCGAGTCGGCGTCAAGTTCCGCCTCGGCTTCAACAAGGGCGAAAACGTTTATCTCGACCTCGCCCGGCGTCTCGAGGACGTCGGCGTTGACTGGGTCACGCTTCACCCGAGATACGGGAAGCAAATGTTTTCGGGCAAGGCGGACTGGTCCAAACTCGCCCTGCTCAAGAAGGCCGTATCCATCCCGGTCATCGCCTCCGGCGACCTGTTCAGCGCCGAGGATGGACACCGCTGCATCGAGGAAACCGGTGTGGACGCAGTCATGTTCGCCCGAGGAGCCCTGTACGATCCTTCCATCTTCGCCCGCTTCACTGCCCTGCGCAAAGGCGAGGACCTGCCTCCCCGCGACGGAGCGTTCCTGGCAAATATCGTCCGGGAACATATCCGTCTTACTCGGCAATACGAGGGCGATGGCCGCTCCTTCCGCAAGATCCGCTCCATTATCCCACGCTATGCCAAGGGGCTCAAGGGAATCCGCACGTTGCGCGCCTCCCTGCTGCAATGCGAAGACTGGGCCGCGCTGGAAGAGGCGGCCGCGACCATCGCCTCCCTGGAGCCCGCAGACGGGCTGCCCGGGGAAACTCTCATTGACGACCTTTGCTGCTAA
- the tuf gene encoding elongation factor Tu, whose translation MGKAKFERSKPHVNIGTIGHIDHGKTTLTAAITKLAAMAGNGEFVAFDEIDKAPEEKERGITIATAHVEYETANRHYAHVDCPGHADYIKNMITGAAQMDGAILVCAATDGPMPQTREHILLARQVGVPAMVVFLNKCDMVDDEELLELVEMEVRELLDKYDFPGDDIPVIQGSALKALECESVDDEAAKPIFELLDACDSYIPEPERDIDMPFLMPVEDVFSISGRGTVITGRVERGIIKVGDEIEIVGIKDTLKTTCTGVEMFRKLLDQGQAGDNVGLLIRGIKRDEVERGQVAAKPGSITPHTKFKAEVYVLSKDEGGRHTPFFSGYRPQFYFRTTDVTGVVTLDEGVEMVMPGDNATFNVEMIAPIAMEVGLRFAIREGGRTVGAGVVTEIME comes from the coding sequence ATGGGTAAAGCTAAATTTGAACGTAGCAAGCCTCACGTTAACATCGGTACCATCGGTCACATTGACCACGGTAAGACCACTCTGACCGCCGCCATCACCAAGCTGGCCGCCATGGCCGGCAACGGCGAGTTCGTCGCCTTCGACGAAATCGACAAGGCCCCGGAAGAGAAAGAGCGCGGCATCACCATCGCCACCGCTCACGTCGAGTACGAGACCGCCAACCGTCACTACGCTCACGTGGACTGCCCCGGTCACGCCGACTACATCAAGAACATGATCACTGGTGCTGCTCAGATGGATGGCGCCATCCTGGTCTGCGCCGCCACTGACGGTCCCATGCCCCAGACTCGTGAGCACATCCTGCTCGCCCGTCAGGTCGGCGTGCCCGCCATGGTCGTCTTCCTGAACAAGTGCGACATGGTCGATGACGAAGAGCTCCTCGAGCTGGTCGAGATGGAAGTTCGTGAGCTTCTCGACAAGTACGATTTCCCCGGCGACGACATTCCGGTCATCCAGGGTTCCGCTCTGAAGGCCCTCGAGTGCGAAAGCGTCGATGACGAAGCCGCCAAGCCCATTTTCGAGCTGTTGGACGCCTGCGACAGCTACATCCCCGAGCCCGAGCGTGACATCGACATGCCGTTCCTGATGCCCGTGGAAGACGTCTTCTCCATCTCCGGCCGTGGTACCGTTATCACCGGTCGTGTGGAGCGCGGCATCATCAAGGTCGGCGACGAAATCGAAATCGTCGGCATCAAGGACACCCTGAAGACCACCTGCACGGGCGTCGAAATGTTCCGTAAGCTGCTCGACCAGGGCCAGGCCGGTGACAACGTCGGTCTCCTGATCCGCGGCATCAAGCGTGACGAAGTGGAACGCGGCCAGGTTGCTGCCAAGCCCGGTTCCATCACCCCGCACACCAAGTTCAAGGCCGAGGTCTACGTCCTGTCCAAGGATGAGGGCGGCCGTCACACCCCGTTCTTCTCCGGCTACCGTCCGCAGTTCTACTTCCGTACGACTGACGTTACCGGTGTCGTTACCCTGGACGAGGGTGTCGAAATGGTCATGCCCGGCGACAACGCCACCTTCAATGTCGAGATGATCGCTCCGATCGCCATGGAAGTCGGCCTCCGCTTCGCCATCCGCGAAGGCGGCCGCACCGTCGGCGCCGGTGTCGTCACCGAGATCATGGAGTAA
- the rpmG gene encoding 50S ribosomal protein L33, which yields MRINIQLQCTECKRKNYATQKNKKNTTGRLEVKKYCPWDKKHTVHKETK from the coding sequence ATGCGCATCAACATTCAGCTGCAGTGCACCGAGTGCAAGCGTAAGAATTACGCTACGCAGAAGAACAAGAAGAATACTACCGGTCGACTGGAAGTGAAGAAGTATTGTCCCTGGGACAAGAAGCACACTGTCCACAAAGAGACCAAGTAG
- the secE gene encoding preprotein translocase subunit SecE yields MAKKKGKKAAEKQAAQASSNIVVTKVKEFTEFFDESKVEMKKVVWPTRKETISTCVAVLVVSVVIAIYLGVVDLALSKIVEAILS; encoded by the coding sequence ATGGCCAAGAAGAAAGGCAAGAAAGCTGCCGAGAAGCAGGCTGCCCAGGCTTCCTCAAATATCGTCGTCACCAAGGTCAAGGAATTCACTGAATTTTTTGATGAATCCAAGGTGGAGATGAAGAAGGTTGTCTGGCCGACCCGCAAGGAAACCATCTCCACGTGTGTGGCCGTGCTGGTCGTGAGCGTCGTCATCGCCATCTACTTGGGTGTTGTCGACCTCGCGCTCTCGAAGATCGTCGAGGCCATACTTTCCTAA
- the nusG gene encoding transcription termination/antitermination protein NusG, which produces MDANMENASPRARWYIVHTYSGFEQRVEQTVREMMRTGQDKGLIEEVVMPTEKIVEMVKGERKTSTRKFYPGYIMIKMILTDDSWHLIQSIPRVTGFVGGKNRPTPMRDSEAENILNMMESRQEKPRPKFNFERDDEVRVIDGPFSGFNGVVEEVNYDKGKLKVSVSIFGRQTPVELDFVQVDKG; this is translated from the coding sequence ATGGATGCCAATATGGAAAATGCTTCCCCCCGCGCCCGCTGGTACATTGTTCATACCTATTCAGGGTTCGAGCAGCGCGTGGAGCAGACCGTTCGCGAGATGATGCGGACCGGGCAGGACAAGGGCCTCATCGAAGAGGTCGTCATGCCCACCGAGAAGATCGTCGAAATGGTCAAGGGTGAACGCAAGACGTCCACCAGGAAGTTTTACCCTGGCTACATCATGATCAAGATGATCTTGACGGATGATTCCTGGCACCTGATCCAGTCCATCCCGCGCGTCACCGGGTTCGTGGGCGGCAAGAACCGTCCCACCCCCATGCGTGACAGCGAGGCGGAAAACATCCTCAACATGATGGAGAGCCGCCAGGAGAAGCCTCGTCCCAAGTTCAATTTTGAGCGCGACGACGAGGTTCGGGTCATCGACGGCCCGTTCAGCGGCTTCAACGGTGTTGTGGAGGAAGTCAACTACGACAAAGGGAAGCTCAAGGTTTCCGTCTCTATCTTCGGGCGCCAGACGCCGGTCGAGCTGGACTTCGTCCAGGTGGACAAGGGCTAG
- the rplK gene encoding 50S ribosomal protein L11: MAKKELGKIKLQIPAGGANPSPPVGPALGQHGVNIMEFCKAFNAKTQDQKGLIIPVVITVYADRSFDFITKTPPAAVLLKKAAKIEKGSGEPNKEKVGKVTKAQIKEIAELKMVDLNANDIENAMLQIEGTARSMGLEVKG, translated from the coding sequence ATGGCCAAGAAAGAATTAGGAAAGATCAAGCTGCAGATTCCCGCTGGCGGCGCCAACCCTTCTCCGCCGGTCGGTCCGGCTCTGGGTCAGCACGGCGTCAACATCATGGAATTCTGCAAGGCGTTCAACGCCAAGACTCAGGACCAGAAGGGACTCATCATCCCCGTCGTCATCACGGTTTACGCAGACCGTTCCTTCGACTTCATCACCAAGACTCCTCCGGCGGCCGTTCTCCTCAAGAAGGCGGCCAAGATCGAGAAGGGTTCCGGTGAGCCCAATAAGGAAAAGGTCGGCAAGGTCACCAAGGCCCAGATCAAGGAGATCGCCGAGTTGAAGATGGTCGATTTGAACGCCAATGACATAGAGAACGCAATGCTGCAGATTGAGGGCACCGCCCGCAGCATGGGCCTCGAAGTCAAGGGCTAG
- the rplA gene encoding 50S ribosomal protein L1, translated as MPKHGKKYRNAVGDRDAVMRVSVEEGVKTAVESAFAKFDETVDVAINLGVDPKYSDQMIRGAVSLPNGLGKDVRVAVFCKPEKEAEAKEAGADFAGSDELVEKIQSGWLDFDKAVATPDMMAVVGKIGRVLGPRGLMPNAKTGTVTMDVAKAVSELKAGKVEFKVDKAGILHAPIGKVSFGPEKLCENLKTLLNKVVSLKPSSAKGTYMKAVGVSTTMGPGVKIDPLTVRKFLEA; from the coding sequence ATGCCTAAGCATGGAAAAAAATATCGCAATGCCGTCGGTGATCGTGATGCCGTCATGCGCGTTTCCGTTGAGGAAGGCGTGAAGACCGCTGTCGAAAGCGCCTTCGCCAAGTTCGACGAGACCGTGGACGTGGCCATCAACCTCGGTGTTGATCCCAAGTATTCCGATCAGATGATCCGTGGCGCCGTCTCCCTGCCTAACGGACTTGGCAAGGATGTCCGCGTGGCCGTCTTCTGCAAGCCCGAGAAGGAAGCCGAAGCCAAGGAAGCCGGAGCCGACTTTGCCGGTTCCGACGAACTGGTCGAGAAGATCCAGTCCGGCTGGTTGGACTTTGACAAGGCTGTCGCCACCCCGGACATGATGGCCGTGGTCGGCAAGATTGGTCGAGTGCTCGGTCCCCGAGGCCTGATGCCCAACGCCAAGACCGGCACCGTGACCATGGATGTGGCCAAAGCCGTGTCCGAGCTCAAGGCCGGTAAGGTCGAGTTCAAGGTCGACAAGGCTGGCATCCTGCACGCCCCCATCGGCAAGGTCTCTTTTGGCCCCGAGAAGCTGTGTGAGAACCTGAAGACCCTGCTCAACAAGGTCGTCAGCCTCAAGCCGTCTTCCGCCAAGGGAACCTACATGAAGGCTGTCGGCGTTTCCACCACCATGGGCCCGGGCGTCAAGATCGACCCCCTGACCGTCAGGAAATTCCTGGAAGCCTAA
- the rplJ gene encoding 50S ribosomal protein L10: MNRQEKAQIIEQLNEKAARASIAVVTDFKGLSVEELTVLRAKCFEAGVDYQVVKNTLARLALKDTAHGDLSEHFKENCAVALGYDDPVALAKVLADFDKGNKLFSIRFGSLEGKFLDNDGVKELAKMPSKPELLSSVLGTMQAVPRNFVCLFANIERKFLYALTAIKEQKEAA, encoded by the coding sequence ATGAACAGGCAAGAAAAAGCCCAGATCATCGAGCAGCTGAACGAAAAAGCTGCGCGGGCGAGCATTGCCGTCGTCACCGACTTCAAGGGACTTAGCGTCGAGGAACTTACCGTCCTCCGCGCCAAGTGCTTCGAAGCCGGCGTTGACTACCAAGTCGTCAAGAATACCCTGGCCCGGTTGGCTCTCAAGGACACCGCACACGGTGACCTGAGCGAACACTTTAAAGAGAACTGCGCCGTTGCGCTGGGCTACGATGATCCCGTTGCCCTGGCCAAGGTGCTGGCCGATTTTGACAAGGGGAACAAGCTGTTCTCCATCCGTTTCGGCTCTCTTGAAGGGAAGTTTCTTGATAACGACGGCGTGAAGGAACTCGCCAAGATGCCCAGCAAGCCTGAGCTTCTGAGTTCCGTACTCGGCACCATGCAGGCCGTACCGCGCAATTTCGTTTGCTTGTTCGCAAACATCGAACGCAAATTCCTGTATGCCTTGACTGCGATCAAGGAACAGAAGGAAGCCGCGTAA
- the rplL gene encoding 50S ribosomal protein L7/L12 gives MADITKEQVVEFIGNMTVLELSEFIKELEDVFGVEAAAPAAAVVAAPVAGGDAGGAEEQTEFDVVLKGAGGNKIAVIKAVRAITGLGLKEAKALVDEAPKALKEGVSKEEADEAAKQLEEAGAEVEVK, from the coding sequence ATGGCTGATATCACCAAAGAACAGGTTGTCGAGTTCATCGGCAACATGACCGTCCTGGAACTGTCCGAATTCATCAAAGAGCTCGAAGACGTCTTCGGCGTTGAGGCTGCTGCTCCCGCCGCTGCCGTTGTCGCCGCTCCCGTCGCTGGCGGCGATGCCGGTGGCGCTGAGGAACAGACCGAGTTCGACGTCGTCCTGAAGGGCGCCGGTGGCAACAAGATCGCCGTCATCAAGGCTGTCCGCGCCATCACCGGCCTGGGCCTCAAGGAAGCCAAGGCTCTGGTCGACGAAGCTCCCAAGGCTCTCAAGGAAGGCGTTTCCAAGGAAGAGGCCGACGAAGCTGCCAAGCAGCTCGAGGAAGCCGGCGCCGAAGTTGAAGTTAAGTAA